In the Hymenobacter volaticus genome, one interval contains:
- a CDS encoding SDR family NAD(P)-dependent oxidoreductase: MAKTLFITGASRGFGRLWAEAFLQRGDQVAATSRNVAGLQDLADTYGATFLPLALDITNRAQCIAAVQQANDHFGSLDVVINNAGYGLIGAVEEVSEQDVHDVINANLLGTLWVTQAALPIMRAQGHGHIIQLSSVLGVTSAPAMGLYSATKFAVEGLSEALSQEVESFGIRVTLVEPNVFKTDFGGSSAVQSQTIAAYDQVKASLWGIPAFDPANYGSPEATVPVIQQLIDSDNPPRRLFMGRAAYPWVEQAYTERLTSWQEWQSVAVAAHG, translated from the coding sequence ATGGCTAAGACACTCTTCATTACCGGCGCTTCCCGTGGATTCGGGAGACTGTGGGCCGAAGCTTTTTTACAACGCGGCGACCAGGTGGCAGCCACTTCCCGCAACGTAGCAGGCCTGCAAGACCTCGCCGATACGTACGGCGCAACGTTCCTGCCGCTAGCCCTCGACATTACCAACCGCGCCCAGTGCATAGCCGCCGTGCAGCAGGCCAACGACCATTTCGGCAGCCTCGATGTAGTCATCAACAATGCCGGGTATGGATTAATCGGCGCTGTGGAGGAAGTTAGCGAGCAGGACGTGCATGACGTTATCAACGCGAATCTGCTCGGCACGCTCTGGGTAACGCAAGCGGCCCTGCCCATCATGCGGGCACAAGGCCATGGACACATTATTCAATTGTCCAGCGTGTTGGGTGTTACTAGCGCGCCGGCCATGGGTCTCTACAGCGCCACCAAATTTGCGGTGGAGGGGCTAAGCGAGGCGCTGTCTCAAGAGGTGGAGAGCTTCGGCATCCGGGTAACGCTGGTCGAGCCGAACGTGTTTAAAACTGACTTTGGGGGCTCATCGGCCGTGCAAAGCCAGACGATTGCCGCCTACGACCAAGTGAAGGCGAGCCTGTGGGGCATCCCGGCTTTCGACCCGGCCAACTATGGCAGCCCCGAGGCTACCGTACCCGTCATCCAGCAACTGATCGATTCCGACAACCCGCCCCGGCGCTTGTTTATGGGTCGCGCGGCCTACCCCTGGGTTGAGCAGGCCTACACCGAGCGGCTAACTTCTTGGCAGGAGTGGCAAAGTGTGGCCGTGGCGGCCCACGGATAA
- a CDS encoding helix-turn-helix domain-containing protein has product MTPHYESISAFHRAIGSPPPEHPLLSLLTCQKLAECTLGDKPLTADFYIISLKKISAGEFRYGRTKYDHDGGSLSFVKPRQLVEITHVELTENSFLIFLHEDYLLGHGLHTDIRKYGFFEYEANEALHVAPREEQIMWHLYGQIDFEYRNNQDEYSRDIILTHLDSLLKYSQRFYKRQFLNRTALSGPTVAKFTALLTAYTERGLLQAQGLPTVKYLAEQLHTSPRYLTDLLKQETGKTALDHIHWFLLGEAKNLLLSTDHTIAQTAYQLGFDNPTYFSRLFKKELGLTPREYRTQSLN; this is encoded by the coding sequence ATGACGCCGCACTACGAGAGCATCAGCGCCTTTCACCGCGCCATCGGGAGTCCACCTCCCGAGCATCCGCTGCTCAGCCTGCTTACCTGCCAGAAGCTCGCTGAGTGCACCTTGGGGGACAAACCGCTCACGGCCGACTTTTATATCATCAGCCTAAAGAAGATCAGCGCCGGAGAGTTTCGGTACGGCCGAACGAAGTACGACCACGACGGAGGGTCACTCTCGTTTGTTAAACCCCGGCAACTAGTGGAAATCACCCATGTCGAACTAACCGAAAATTCCTTTCTGATCTTCCTCCACGAAGACTATTTGCTAGGCCACGGCTTGCACACCGATATCCGGAAATACGGCTTCTTCGAATACGAAGCCAACGAGGCCCTGCACGTCGCCCCGCGCGAAGAGCAAATCATGTGGCACCTGTACGGCCAGATTGATTTCGAGTACCGCAACAACCAGGATGAATACAGCCGGGATATTATCCTGACCCACCTCGATTCGCTGTTGAAGTATTCCCAACGGTTTTACAAGCGGCAATTCCTGAATCGCACGGCACTATCGGGCCCCACGGTAGCTAAGTTTACGGCCTTGCTCACGGCGTATACCGAGCGGGGCCTGCTGCAAGCGCAGGGACTGCCCACCGTGAAGTACCTGGCTGAGCAGCTCCACACTTCCCCGCGCTACCTCACCGACTTGTTGAAGCAGGAAACCGGTAAAACGGCGCTCGACCACATTCATTGGTTTTTGCTGGGCGAAGCCAAAAATCTGCTTTTGAGCACTGACCACACAATTGCGCAGACGGCCTACCAGCTCGGCTTCGACAATCCCACTTACTTTTCCCGGCTTTTCAAGAAAGAACTCGGCTTGACCCCGCGCGAGTACCGCACCCAATCCCTGAATTAA
- a CDS encoding DUF2846 domain-containing protein, which translates to MKAHLLVQMWLLLSGLFFEAGQTRSSQARLILYRTREFGGGTYTINVNDQKLGKLPTNRYLQVELPPGRIKIESARDYVTENQTLWIDAQPGRTYYVKAIEEVDFLSQMLLLVSIGPEQAQRELQGIKPVSLPRPN; encoded by the coding sequence ATGAAAGCGCACTTGCTGGTCCAGATGTGGCTGCTGCTGAGCGGGCTGTTCTTCGAGGCCGGCCAAACCCGCAGCTCACAAGCGCGCCTCATCCTTTATCGCACCCGCGAATTTGGCGGCGGCACCTATACTATCAACGTCAACGACCAAAAGCTAGGAAAGCTGCCCACCAATCGCTACTTGCAAGTTGAGTTGCCCCCGGGACGAATAAAAATCGAGTCAGCGCGGGATTACGTGACTGAAAACCAGACCTTGTGGATCGACGCGCAGCCCGGCCGCACCTATTATGTGAAAGCCATCGAAGAAGTTGATTTTTTAAGCCAGATGCTCCTGCTCGTGTCCATCGGCCCCGAGCAGGCCCAGCGAGAGTTGCAAGGCATCAAACCCGTGAGCTTGCCCCGCCCCAATTAA
- a CDS encoding sensor histidine kinase — MPLSRQTTALLFGVTFTSLLAYWGGLLYVGVWQNEETVPDVGGLARYLLGIGLLLAGLGAVAHLNYRLAFQRWLLRRETGLVYWTWLCGLAWLLFELLQVRTDHVPDFIDENLLVTAVLLAVIMAYGYVADSFRTRRAQDQLLQQKIEAELTALKAQVNPHFLFNALNTIYNEAQRADNETVADLIQQLAGIMRFTLQESKQPLTSIENEFSFLEKYLALQRARLPERDTLRVSTQLEWDGQPAPIAPLLLIPFVENAYQYGLSFVQPSYIDLRVVVENHRLRMHVANSVAPAAATRLGPGTGIATARQRLALMYANRHELLIQQTVDSFTVSLTLDL, encoded by the coding sequence ATGCCCCTGTCCCGGCAAACCACTGCCTTGCTTTTCGGCGTTACGTTTACCAGCCTACTGGCCTACTGGGGCGGGCTGCTGTACGTGGGTGTGTGGCAAAACGAAGAGACCGTGCCCGACGTTGGTGGCCTGGCCCGGTACCTGTTGGGCATCGGGCTGCTGCTGGCCGGCTTAGGGGCCGTGGCCCATCTCAACTACCGGTTGGCGTTTCAGCGGTGGTTGCTGCGCCGCGAAACCGGGTTGGTGTACTGGACGTGGCTGTGTGGGCTGGCGTGGCTGCTGTTCGAGCTGCTCCAAGTTCGGACCGACCACGTGCCCGACTTTATCGACGAAAACCTGCTGGTGACGGCCGTGCTGCTGGCCGTAATCATGGCCTATGGGTACGTAGCGGACTCATTTCGGACCCGCCGCGCGCAAGACCAGCTGCTGCAGCAAAAGATTGAGGCCGAGCTGACGGCGCTCAAGGCCCAGGTCAACCCACACTTTCTGTTCAATGCCCTGAACACCATCTACAACGAGGCCCAGCGCGCCGACAACGAAACGGTGGCCGACCTGATTCAGCAGCTCGCGGGCATTATGCGCTTCACCCTGCAGGAGTCGAAGCAGCCGCTCACGTCCATCGAGAACGAATTTTCGTTTCTGGAAAAGTACCTGGCCCTGCAACGCGCCCGCCTGCCCGAGCGCGACACTCTGCGCGTGTCGACCCAGCTGGAATGGGACGGCCAACCGGCTCCTATTGCCCCGTTGCTACTGATTCCGTTCGTCGAAAACGCCTACCAATATGGGCTTAGCTTCGTCCAGCCGTCGTACATCGACCTACGGGTGGTCGTGGAAAACCACCGCTTACGCATGCACGTGGCCAACAGTGTTGCCCCTGCAGCGGCCACCAGGCTCGGCCCGGGCACTGGCATTGCCACCGCCCGGCAACGGCTGGCTTTGATGTACGCCAACCGACACGAGCTCCTCATCCAGCAAACCGTGGATTCGTTTACCGTCTCCCTCACCCTAGACTTGTAG
- a CDS encoding LytR/AlgR family response regulator transcription factor yields the protein MLHAIAIDDEPAALEVLQRYAAKVPFLQLTHSFLSTTEALACLHTERVDLLFLDIQMPDVLGLDFARLLAPLQKPIVFTTAYAEHAVEGFSLQALDYLLKPIEFGRFLQACNRAYTQVMPAREGAPGIFVKDGYDWIRVNVEQVFYIQSDTNLLFIHEQDRLVTTRMTLADMLATLPAEEFIRVHKSYIVALKAIRKIERHQVTVGTVSIPLAESYRESLQNRLLKRNAR from the coding sequence ATGCTCCACGCCATCGCCATTGATGATGAGCCCGCTGCCCTGGAGGTGCTGCAACGCTACGCTGCCAAGGTGCCGTTTCTACAGCTCACCCACTCCTTCCTTAGTACCACCGAGGCCCTGGCTTGCCTGCACACAGAGCGAGTCGACCTGCTGTTTTTAGACATTCAAATGCCCGACGTGCTCGGTCTGGATTTTGCCCGGCTACTAGCGCCCCTGCAAAAGCCCATCGTGTTTACTACGGCATACGCCGAGCACGCTGTGGAAGGCTTCTCTCTGCAAGCGCTCGACTACCTACTTAAGCCCATCGAGTTTGGACGGTTTTTGCAAGCTTGCAACCGGGCCTACACGCAGGTAATGCCCGCCCGCGAAGGCGCGCCCGGCATCTTTGTTAAAGATGGTTACGACTGGATTCGGGTAAACGTGGAGCAGGTGTTCTACATTCAATCAGATACCAACTTGCTGTTTATTCACGAACAAGACCGACTGGTGACCACCCGCATGACCCTGGCGGACATGCTCGCCACCTTGCCGGCCGAGGAGTTTATTCGGGTTCACAAATCGTACATCGTCGCGCTGAAGGCCATTCGCAAAATTGAGCGCCATCAGGTGACCGTCGGCACGGTTTCTATTCCGCTCGCCGAAAGCTACCGGGAGTCCTTGCAAAACCGCTTACTAAAAAGGAACGCTCGCTAA